One genomic window of Caldivirga maquilingensis IC-167 includes the following:
- a CDS encoding transposase, which yields MLRNDQYRIEGDRIVLRGLGAVGGIEVWYKGLIHIRGKQGRMEMHHDLDGKKWYAHIVFEVEEKMVRGSSFRIPLKPVGDKEAGVDAGVNNLLVVYIDDSALLVSGRPLKAISLYWRGRIDINNMPNMQNNGEA from the coding sequence GTGCTTAGGAACGACCAGTACAGGATTGAAGGAGACAGGATAGTTCTGAGGGGGTTAGGAGCTGTGGGTGGGATTGAGGTATGGTATAAAGGACTTATACACATCAGGGGTAAGCAGGGTAGAATGGAGATGCACCACGACCTAGACGGAAAGAAGTGGTACGCCCACATAGTGTTCGAGGTTGAGGAAAAGATGGTTAGGGGTAGTAGCTTTAGAATCCCCCTCAAGCCAGTAGGCGATAAGGAGGCTGGTGTTGATGCGGGTGTCAACAATCTCCTAGTCGTCTACATTGATGACTCAGCACTACTGGTGAGTGGGAGGCCTCTGAAGGCAATCAGTCTCTACTGGAGGGGCAGGATAGACATCAATAACATGCCCAATATGCAGAACAACGGAGAGGCATGA
- a CDS encoding ABC transporter substrate-binding protein translates to MSRSIIPYVLVSIAVAALITVILGGHIAYAASNTVTIIEAIPGTTIYTPGQPIWNPYAPNNFIGTVGTYMPLALYNPITAKFYPVLAENWTAQVLPNGSGIFTIYLRPGLYWFNGSATIPFTAWDVYAEFYIGVKAFSWYYPFMQPQYADEDIRVLNNYTIQFLFQTWSPQQIYYILTTTIDTPYAVWKPIVEKLQTMNVTQASAYGNNVTKFAAPYWGLSPYYVELSTLSATYQTLLLEPMYFNGVPLLASWVKIFPFNDWSIYPKYVRWWVGGNTQAMTAFLARKANLGFIGLSLQQEATLNASGFGEYNGPNYATNGFTLNPNIYPFNIPQVRQAFCYIINRTAESLAWGGLYAPDPYPVPVANFQPSIQSYPSSVWSIVTVHCTTNWTKAAQLLESAGLTYKNGQWYLPNGTPFKLTLIVPSGFTDWATFSSAAAVSISQFGIPTTLLALDTSTYWSTIFPNGEYEMAITWMTWSRGYGDFGFLASPWWTFPAFNLSKAWPFQWPNGTCTPVTAPSIPGFTPPNSTIVWCVNSTFGYINLTNWGVAFAATAPGMSQYDELLKVLFAWYEYYMPVIPSLTQNQQFNYNPADFDIEWWVKGLTLFSWIPFVQGPWGETLPIMLWNAGFGAIAPPGVVPPLAQAAVNGSLWRIDPQLAAFLGWSPSTVNLEAIASYFHIPYTPVSTTTSTTTTTTSTTTTTTTPVTTTSTTTATTTTTATTTTTAVSTVTSTVTTTAVSTVTSTATTTAVSTVTVTKPVISTALIAGIVIIVIVIAAIAAIIALRRR, encoded by the coding sequence ATGAGTAGGTCAATAATTCCTTACGTACTAGTCTCAATAGCAGTAGCCGCCTTAATCACAGTAATCCTTGGGGGTCACATAGCCTATGCGGCTTCAAATACAGTGACAATAATTGAGGCTATTCCAGGTACAACCATTTACACTCCTGGTCAACCTATCTGGAATCCATACGCACCCAACAACTTCATAGGTACTGTGGGAACATACATGCCACTTGCATTATACAATCCAATTACAGCTAAATTCTATCCTGTTTTGGCTGAGAATTGGACTGCTCAAGTTCTTCCTAATGGATCAGGTATATTCACAATCTACCTTAGGCCTGGCTTATACTGGTTTAATGGTTCAGCCACAATACCCTTCACCGCATGGGATGTTTATGCGGAGTTCTATATTGGTGTTAAGGCATTCAGCTGGTATTATCCATTCATGCAACCACAATACGCCGATGAAGACATTAGAGTATTGAATAATTACACGATACAATTCCTATTCCAAACCTGGAGCCCGCAGCAAATATACTATATATTAACAACTACGATTGATACACCATACGCAGTATGGAAGCCTATTGTTGAGAAGCTTCAAACAATGAATGTTACTCAAGCATCAGCATACGGTAATAATGTTACTAAGTTTGCTGCACCATACTGGGGCTTAAGTCCATATTATGTTGAATTATCAACATTGAGCGCAACCTACCAGACACTGTTACTTGAACCAATGTACTTTAATGGTGTTCCATTACTAGCATCATGGGTTAAAATATTCCCATTCAATGATTGGAGCATCTACCCGAAGTACGTTAGATGGTGGGTTGGTGGTAATACTCAAGCAATGACTGCCTTCCTGGCTCGTAAGGCTAATTTAGGGTTCATTGGATTATCACTACAGCAGGAGGCTACGCTCAATGCCAGTGGCTTTGGTGAATATAATGGGCCGAATTATGCGACGAACGGTTTCACGCTTAATCCAAACATTTACCCATTCAATATTCCTCAGGTTAGGCAAGCATTCTGCTACATTATTAATAGAACGGCTGAATCATTGGCCTGGGGTGGATTATATGCACCTGACCCATACCCAGTCCCTGTAGCCAACTTCCAGCCATCAATACAATCATACCCATCAAGCGTGTGGAGTATTGTAACTGTGCATTGTACAACAAATTGGACTAAGGCTGCTCAATTACTGGAATCAGCCGGTTTAACCTATAAGAATGGTCAATGGTATCTGCCTAATGGGACCCCATTTAAGTTAACTTTAATAGTGCCATCAGGTTTCACTGACTGGGCTACATTCTCATCAGCTGCCGCTGTCTCAATAAGCCAGTTCGGTATACCTACAACATTATTAGCCTTGGATACTTCAACATACTGGAGTACAATATTCCCTAATGGTGAGTATGAAATGGCTATAACATGGATGACGTGGTCAAGGGGTTACGGTGACTTCGGTTTCCTAGCATCGCCATGGTGGACTTTCCCAGCATTCAATCTCTCCAAGGCTTGGCCATTCCAGTGGCCTAATGGAACATGCACACCAGTAACAGCACCTAGCATACCAGGCTTTACTCCACCTAATAGTACGATAGTATGGTGTGTTAATTCAACATTCGGCTACATTAACTTAACCAACTGGGGCGTAGCATTTGCGGCCACTGCACCAGGGATGTCTCAGTATGATGAGCTTCTGAAGGTATTATTCGCATGGTATGAATACTACATGCCAGTGATACCAAGCTTAACCCAGAACCAGCAATTCAACTATAATCCAGCTGACTTTGATATTGAATGGTGGGTTAAAGGCTTAACATTATTCTCATGGATACCCTTTGTACAGGGACCATGGGGTGAAACACTACCCATAATGCTTTGGAATGCTGGATTCGGTGCAATAGCACCACCAGGTGTAGTACCACCGTTAGCGCAGGCTGCCGTCAATGGCTCACTATGGAGAATTGACCCGCAGTTAGCTGCATTCTTAGGATGGAGCCCAAGCACAGTGAACCTAGAAGCCATAGCCTCATACTTCCATATACCGTATACTCCAGTATCAACCACTACTTCAACCACGACTACTACTACTTCAACCACCACAACTACTACTACGCCGGTGACTACTACTTCAACGACTACTGCCACAACCACTACTACTGCTACAACAACCACTACGGCTGTTAGCACTGTTACAAGCACAGTAACAACCACTGCCGTAAGCACTGTAACATCAACAGCAACCACTACGGCAGTATCAACCGTAACCGTGACTAAACCAGTAATATCAACAGCACTAATAGCAGGAATAGTAATCATAGTAATCGTAATAGCAGCAATAGCAGCAATAATAGCATTAAGAAGAAGATGA